A genomic stretch from Synergistaceae bacterium includes:
- a CDS encoding DEAD/DEAH box helicase family protein — translation MDYDDIDFALTSSASVSGRKKNIVLACLEYAQPTHITLTLKNEFGIGGMSLEYPDSSKGWVKHDSGGFSITKGENEASSLSWAKVRERLTSLVMSGKYGAEYGRIFGPENETPDEDAHPRPRRIDYRISDEPRDYGGPKTRYRNNVKAIRTLKNIESENRLATEDEQEVLSRFIGWGGLPQVFDKDNKDWSGEYEELQDLLTEDEYNSARASTLNAHYTSPMIIRAIYRALDNMGFTEGAILEPAMGIGNFFALLPEKMRGSELYGVELDSISGRIAKQLTQSADIQIKGFEKTNFPENTFDAAVGNVPFGGYGVADRKYDDRNFLIHDYFFAKSLDLVRPGGIVAFVTSQGTMDKTNPSVRKYLAQRAELLGAIRLPNNAFMENAGTEVTTDILFLRKRERTIDVEPDWVHLDRNEDGLKINSYFTAHPDMILGKMTQGNKLYGRDDGTSCVPVEGQDLSELLDSAVNRIEGEILDYIPEEKEDRDQGIPADPDVRNWSFTLVDGDVYYRRQERMYKEELSPSDEARVKGLLELEGHVRSIILSQQRDYPDEIVEKQQAELNESYDRFSARFGLINDRANAKVFDRDSAYYLLCSLEVLDENGRLERKADMFTKRTIRRYSPPVAVDTPNEALAVSLSEKARVDLDYMAKLTGMEREKIIEDLRGVIFPNPQKRDDKGNCLYETADEYLSGHVRDKLALAKSWATIDPETFAGNVAALEEAQPKRLEAGDIDVRLGSTWIDREYVQEFVYELLETPERLQVYIQVNYSEYTGVWNISGKESDFGNVKATVTYGTARINAYRIIESTLNLKDIRIYDRIETADGGESSVLNRKETALAQMKQETLKETFRDWIFKDPERRETLVEKYNRLFNSTRPREYDGSHLVLPGMSPEISLRDHQKNAIARILLGNNVLLAHEVGAGKSFEMIAGAMEMKRLGLCHKSLMVVPNHLTEQMASEFLRLYPAANILVARKKDFETRNRKKFCARVMSGDYDAVIIGHSQFEKIPVSQERQQRFIQDQIWEISDALEEMKAAHGERFGVKELEKLRRNLEAKLEKMNSDERKDDVVCFEELGIDRLFVDESHGFKNLYLHTKMRNVAGIPQTEAKKSSDMQMKCRYMDEITENRGITFATGTPLSNSMTELFTNMRYLQNDRLKEMGLKHFDSWASTFGEVTSTVELAPEGSGYRTRTRFARFFNLPELMAVVKECADIKTADVLDLPRPEAAFHNIAVEPTETQKDLVAKLSERAAAISAGMVEPNEDNMLLITTDGRKIGLDQRLMDPHYPDEPGTKVNACMENIHKIWEETKDKRSTQLVFCDFSTPGKGKFNVYDDIKSKLLQRGVPENEIAFIHDADNELKKKELFAKVRKGQIRVLMGSTQMMGAGTNVQDKLIAIHDLDCPWRPADLEQRAGRIIRQGNENDLAHVYRYSTRGTFDSYLWQTLEVKQRFISQIMSSKSPVRSCEDVDESVLSYAEVKALCAGNPLIAEKMNLDVQVAKLKMAKASHQKTVYELETRLKNNFPSWIQHVEKSIESLKADEERSAKTRDSEQFPGMTLMGKTCESREEAGKALTELCRAATPYTVLPLGEYRGFEMSVRYNEPEKAPEVTLKGAASHTAYLGDSESGNIVRLNNALDGINKRIAVQKERLADLHKQVRDAKEEIARPFPMEEELKAKSARLTELNIELNLGNYEPGEAVIPEEAAAKDVGERETLVGSAKAKLGANSIVIDAQNGQSYTGNVLEIGENYAVQKISRGFGVVHAFDKAPELQKILKSGAGGNLDLNVAYDREGKCGIGHSGQTGADIGNEAGLSYLGR, via the coding sequence TAGCTCCAAAGGATGGGTGAAGCACGACAGCGGCGGCTTCTCAATCACAAAAGGCGAAAATGAAGCCTCGTCGCTTTCCTGGGCGAAGGTCCGGGAAAGGTTGACTTCCCTCGTCATGTCGGGCAAATACGGCGCGGAGTACGGAAGGATATTCGGCCCGGAAAACGAAACGCCGGATGAAGATGCTCACCCGCGGCCCCGGCGGATTGACTACCGCATATCTGACGAGCCAAGAGACTACGGAGGCCCCAAAACCCGATACCGCAACAACGTGAAAGCGATCAGGACGCTGAAAAACATCGAGTCCGAAAACCGCCTCGCCACGGAGGACGAACAGGAAGTGTTGTCCCGCTTCATCGGGTGGGGCGGCTTACCGCAGGTCTTCGACAAAGACAACAAAGATTGGAGCGGCGAATACGAAGAACTGCAGGACCTTCTGACCGAAGACGAATACAACTCCGCGCGGGCCTCCACTCTCAACGCTCACTACACCAGCCCGATGATCATCAGGGCTATTTACAGGGCGCTGGACAATATGGGCTTCACCGAAGGCGCAATCCTGGAACCGGCAATGGGCATAGGGAACTTCTTCGCTCTGCTGCCCGAAAAAATGCGGGGCTCCGAATTGTATGGCGTCGAATTGGATTCCATTTCGGGGCGCATCGCGAAGCAACTGACCCAAAGTGCGGACATCCAGATAAAGGGCTTCGAGAAAACGAACTTTCCCGAAAACACCTTCGACGCGGCGGTGGGCAACGTGCCTTTCGGCGGGTATGGCGTGGCGGATCGAAAGTACGATGACAGGAATTTCCTCATACACGACTACTTTTTCGCCAAATCCCTCGACCTCGTTCGTCCTGGCGGCATCGTGGCTTTCGTGACCTCCCAGGGAACGATGGACAAAACCAACCCGTCAGTCAGGAAATACCTCGCGCAAAGAGCGGAGCTCCTTGGGGCCATACGTCTGCCCAACAACGCTTTTATGGAAAACGCGGGCACAGAGGTCACAACCGACATTCTTTTTCTCCGCAAGCGGGAGCGAACCATCGACGTGGAGCCGGATTGGGTCCACCTCGACCGGAACGAAGACGGTTTGAAGATCAACTCGTATTTCACCGCCCATCCCGACATGATCCTCGGCAAAATGACACAGGGCAACAAGCTCTATGGAAGAGACGACGGAACTTCCTGCGTTCCCGTCGAAGGTCAGGACCTGTCCGAACTCCTGGACAGCGCCGTGAACAGAATAGAAGGGGAAATCCTCGACTACATCCCGGAAGAAAAAGAGGACAGAGATCAGGGAATCCCCGCCGACCCGGACGTGAGGAACTGGAGCTTCACCCTGGTGGATGGCGACGTGTATTACCGCCGACAGGAGCGGATGTACAAAGAGGAGCTTTCGCCCAGTGACGAAGCCCGGGTGAAAGGGCTGCTGGAACTCGAAGGCCATGTCCGGTCCATCATTCTGTCCCAACAGCGCGACTACCCCGACGAGATCGTCGAAAAACAACAGGCGGAGCTGAACGAAAGCTACGACAGATTCTCGGCAAGGTTCGGCCTCATCAACGACAGAGCCAACGCGAAAGTCTTCGACAGGGACAGCGCCTATTACCTGCTCTGCTCCCTTGAAGTGCTGGACGAGAACGGGCGGCTGGAAAGAAAAGCCGATATGTTCACCAAACGCACCATCAGGCGATACTCTCCGCCGGTGGCCGTGGATACTCCCAATGAGGCTCTCGCCGTCTCTCTGTCGGAAAAAGCGCGGGTGGATCTGGACTACATGGCAAAACTGACCGGCATGGAGCGGGAGAAGATCATTGAGGATTTGCGGGGCGTCATCTTCCCCAATCCCCAAAAGCGCGACGACAAGGGGAACTGCCTCTACGAAACGGCGGACGAATATCTGTCCGGCCACGTCCGGGACAAGCTGGCGCTGGCGAAAAGCTGGGCGACCATTGATCCGGAAACCTTCGCCGGAAACGTGGCCGCCCTTGAAGAAGCGCAGCCGAAACGCCTGGAAGCGGGCGACATCGACGTGAGATTGGGGTCCACGTGGATCGACAGGGAATACGTCCAGGAGTTCGTCTACGAACTGCTCGAAACTCCGGAACGGCTGCAGGTATACATTCAGGTGAACTATTCGGAATACACCGGCGTGTGGAATATATCCGGCAAAGAGAGCGACTTCGGCAACGTGAAGGCCACCGTCACTTATGGAACAGCCAGGATCAACGCCTACAGGATCATCGAAAGCACGCTGAACCTGAAGGACATCCGGATTTACGACAGAATCGAAACGGCGGACGGCGGCGAATCAAGCGTGCTGAATCGGAAAGAAACGGCTCTGGCTCAGATGAAGCAGGAAACCCTCAAAGAAACGTTTCGGGATTGGATTTTCAAAGATCCGGAGCGCCGTGAAACGCTTGTGGAGAAATACAACAGGCTCTTCAACTCCACCCGTCCGAGGGAATACGATGGCAGTCACCTGGTCCTTCCGGGCATGTCGCCGGAAATTTCGCTTCGGGACCACCAGAAAAACGCCATAGCCCGAATCCTCCTGGGAAACAACGTCCTTCTTGCCCATGAGGTCGGCGCGGGGAAGTCCTTCGAGATGATCGCCGGAGCGATGGAGATGAAACGTCTGGGCCTGTGCCATAAGAGCCTCATGGTGGTTCCCAACCATCTGACCGAACAGATGGCGAGCGAGTTTTTGCGCCTTTATCCCGCCGCCAACATCCTTGTTGCGAGGAAAAAGGACTTCGAGACCCGGAACAGGAAAAAATTCTGCGCCCGCGTCATGAGCGGCGACTACGATGCCGTGATTATCGGCCACAGCCAGTTCGAGAAAATCCCTGTCTCACAGGAGCGTCAGCAGCGGTTCATTCAGGACCAGATATGGGAAATTTCCGACGCGCTTGAAGAGATGAAAGCGGCGCATGGAGAGCGATTCGGGGTCAAAGAGCTTGAAAAGCTGAGAAGAAACCTGGAAGCGAAGCTGGAAAAGATGAACAGCGATGAACGTAAGGATGATGTCGTATGCTTCGAGGAACTGGGAATCGACCGGCTCTTCGTGGACGAAAGTCACGGCTTCAAAAATCTTTACCTGCACACGAAGATGCGGAACGTGGCGGGCATCCCCCAGACGGAGGCGAAGAAATCCTCGGACATGCAGATGAAGTGCCGCTATATGGACGAGATCACAGAGAACAGGGGCATCACCTTCGCCACAGGCACGCCTTTGAGCAATTCCATGACTGAGCTCTTCACAAACATGAGGTATCTGCAAAATGACCGCTTGAAAGAGATGGGGCTTAAACACTTCGACAGTTGGGCGTCTACTTTCGGAGAGGTGACAAGCACGGTCGAATTGGCCCCCGAAGGCTCGGGGTATCGCACCCGCACGAGATTCGCCAGATTTTTTAATCTGCCCGAACTCATGGCGGTGGTGAAGGAGTGCGCGGACATAAAGACGGCGGACGTTCTGGACCTTCCCAGGCCGGAGGCGGCGTTTCACAACATCGCCGTGGAACCCACCGAAACCCAGAAAGATCTCGTCGCCAAACTCTCGGAGCGGGCCGCGGCCATCAGCGCCGGCATGGTGGAGCCCAACGAGGACAACATGCTCCTCATAACCACTGACGGGAGAAAGATCGGTTTGGACCAGCGTCTTATGGACCCGCATTATCCCGACGAGCCGGGAACGAAGGTGAACGCCTGCATGGAGAATATCCACAAAATTTGGGAAGAGACGAAGGACAAAAGATCGACGCAGCTTGTTTTCTGCGATTTCTCCACGCCAGGCAAGGGGAAGTTCAACGTATACGACGACATCAAAAGCAAACTGCTCCAGCGCGGCGTCCCGGAGAACGAGATCGCTTTCATCCATGATGCCGACAACGAGCTGAAAAAGAAGGAGCTTTTCGCTAAAGTACGCAAAGGGCAGATTCGCGTCCTCATGGGCTCCACTCAGATGATGGGGGCGGGAACCAACGTGCAGGACAAATTGATCGCCATCCACGACCTGGACTGTCCCTGGCGGCCCGCCGACCTGGAGCAGCGGGCGGGAAGAATCATCCGGCAGGGCAACGAAAACGACCTGGCGCACGTGTACAGATATTCAACCAGGGGAACGTTCGACAGCTACTTATGGCAGACACTTGAGGTGAAGCAGCGCTTTATCAGTCAGATCATGAGCTCGAAAAGCCCTGTGCGAAGCTGCGAGGACGTTGACGAATCCGTGTTGAGTTACGCCGAGGTCAAGGCCCTGTGCGCCGGAAATCCGCTCATCGCCGAGAAGATGAACCTGGACGTTCAGGTCGCCAAACTCAAAATGGCGAAAGCCAGTCATCAAAAAACCGTCTATGAACTGGAAACCCGGCTGAAAAACAACTTCCCGTCATGGATTCAGCACGTGGAGAAAAGCATCGAATCGCTGAAAGCGGACGAAGAACGGTCCGCAAAAACCAGAGACTCGGAGCAGTTTCCGGGGATGACGCTCATGGGAAAGACCTGCGAAAGCAGAGAGGAGGCCGGCAAAGCCCTTACCGAACTCTGCCGGGCCGCGACGCCTTACACAGTTCTGCCTCTTGGCGAGTATCGGGGATTCGAAATGAGCGTTCGGTACAACGAGCCGGAGAAAGCCCCCGAGGTGACGCTGAAAGGCGCGGCGAGCCACACCGCGTATTTGGGAGACAGTGAAAGCGGCAACATCGTCCGGCTGAATAACGCCCTTGACGGAATCAACAAAAGGATCGCCGTTCAGAAAGAACGCCTGGCGGACCTTCACAAACAGGTCAGAGACGCGAAGGAGGAAATAGCGCGCCCTTTTCCGATGGAGGAGGAATTGAAGGCAAAAAGCGCCCGGCTCACGGAGCTCAACATCGAACTGAACCTTGGAAACTACGAACCAGGCGAAGCCGTGATTCCCGAAG